The nucleotide window TCTCTTTACGGAGCAAGCCACCAACAGGAGGATACGTGATGCAGAAGCGACTCGGTATCGTCGGCATCATCATCAAGGACAGGCAAAAGGCGGCCGCGACCGTCAACACCATCCTGAGCGATTATGGGGACATCATCGTCGGGCGCATGGGCCTGCCCTTCAGGGACAGGGGCGTGAGCATAATCGACCTGATCATCGAAGCCACCACCGACGAGGTGGGGGCGCTGACCGGCAAGCTGGGCAATCTGGACGGCGTTCGGGTCAAATCACTTCTGGTGTGAACCAGGGAGGCAACCAATGAAACAGGACAACACGCTGGGCCAAGGCCTGCACAATTTCGTGGACGAGGCGACCATCCGGGAGGAAATGGCCCGGTTCGAGAATCCGGACCCGGGACGTATCAGGGAAATTCTGGCCAAGGCCCGCGAGAAACAGGGACTGGACCCGGATGAGGCCGCCGCCCTGCTGCGAAACAAGGACAGGGACCTGGACGAGGCCATCTTCGAGACCGCCATCACCATCAAGAAAGCCATCTACGGCAACCGCATCGTGGTCTTCGCACCGCTGTACATCACCAACGAATGCAAGAACCGCTGCCAGTACTGCGGGTTCAAGGCCTCCAACAAGGAATTGGACCGGCGCACCCTGAGCTCAGAGGAGATCAGGGCCGAAGTCACCGTGCTCGAGGACCTCGGGCACAAGCGGCTGCTCCTCGTCTACGGAGAGCACCCCACGCTGGGCGCGGACTGGATCGCCCAGACCGTGCGGGACGTCTACGCCGTGACCTCGGCCAAGAGCGGCGAAATCCGCCGGGTCAACATCAACTGCGCGCCCCTTGACGTGGACGGCTTCAAACAGCTTCACGAGGTGGGCATCGGCACCTACCAGTGCTTCCAGGAATCCTACCACCGGCCCACCTACGAGAAGCTGCACCACGCCGGGCCCAAGACCAACTTCCTGTGGCGGCTGCACGCCATGCACCGGGCGCAGGAAGCGGGCATCGACGACGTGGGCATGGGCGCGCTCTTCGGCCTGTACGACCCGGTCTACGAGGTGCTCGGGCTGCTCCACCATGCCCGCCAGCTCGAACGCGACTGGGGCGTGGGACCGCACACCATCTCCTTCCCCCGGCTCGAACCCGCCCTGAACTCGGACATCGCCTACAATCCGCCCTATCCGACCACGAACCACGAATTCAAGAAGATCGTGTCCGTGCTCCGGCTGGCCGTGCCCTACACGGGGCTCATCCTGACCACGCGGGAAACCGCCGAGTTCCGCAGGGAACTGATGGAGCTCGGGGTATCCCAGATCTCGGGCGGCTCCCGCACCTATCCCGGCGCGTATTCCGACCCGGAATACGACCGCCCGGACGTGCAGCAGTTCTGCGTCGGCGACAGCCGCAGCCTGGACGAGGTCATCCGGTCCGTGGCCGGGGATCACGGCTACGTGCCGTCCTGGTGTACGGCGTGCTACCGGCTGGGCCGCACCGGCGAGCACTTCATGGAACTGGCCAAGACCGGATTCATCCAGAAATTCTGCCTGCCCAACGGGCTGCTGACCTTCAAGGAATACCTGGAGGACTACGCCTCGGAAGAGACCAAACGGATCGGCGAGGCCCTCATCAAGAACGAAGTGGACAACTACCCCGACCCCGACCGGAAAAAGCTGTTGACCGAACGCCTGGTCCGGATGGAGGCGGGAGAGCGGGACCTGTACCTGTAACCTTAGCCGGACGAACCATGCGGAACCAGGAACCGGAACGACTGCGGACCGAACGTGACGGGATCGGCGAAATCGATCTGCCTGCGGATGCCTACTACGGCATCCACACCTCGCGGGCAGTGCGCAACTTCCCCTTCTCCGGATATCGGCTGCACCCGGCCTTCATCCGCGCCTTCGCACAAGTGAAACAGGCCTGCGCAAAGACCAACGCGCTCCTCGGGCATCTGTCCGGGGAGCGCGGACAGGCGATCATGGACGCCTGCGCCGAAATCGCGGGCGGCGCGTTCCACGACCAGATCGTGGTGGACCCCTTCCAGGGCGGGGCCGGGACCTCCACCAACATGAACTTCAACGAGGTCATCGCGGCGCGGGCAGCCGAACGGCTCGGCGGAGACAGGGGCGACCGCGAACTGGTCAACCCCCTGCGCCACGTCAACATGCACCAGTCCACCAACGACGTGTTTCCCACGGCCCTCCGGGTGGCGGCCACCGACCTGCTCATGGAACTGGAAAGGGCCGTGGCCTCGCTCCAGGAATCCCTCCAGCGCAAGGAGACCGAGTTCCGCGACGTGGTCAAGGTGGGGCGCACGGAACTGACCGACGCCGTGCCCATGACCCTGGGCATGAGTTTCGGGGCCTTTGCCGAGGCCGTTTCCCGCGATCGCTGGCGCATCTTCAAGTGCCGGGAACGCATAAAGCGGGTCAACCTCGGCGGCACGGCCATCGGCACCGGTCTGGGCGCGCCGCGAGACTATGTGCTGGCCGTGGCCGGGAACCTGGCCGCCATCACCGGGCTGCCCGTGTCCCGGGCCGAGAACCTGTTGGACGCCACCCAGAACGCGGACGTCTTCGTGGAGGTCTCGGGCATGCTCAAGGCGTGCGCGGCCAACCTGCTCAAGATCGGTTCGGACCTCCGGCTGCTGTCCAGCGGCCCGGCCGCCGGGCTGGGCGAGATCACCCTGCCGCCGATCCAGGCCGGGTCCTCGATCATGGCCGGAAAGGTCAACCCGGTCATGCCCGAAGCGGTCACCCAGGCCGCCCTGCGGGTCATGGGCAACGATCAGACCATCGCCCTGGCCGCCGGGCTGGGGCAGCTGGAGCTCAACCACCTGCTGCCGCTCATCACCCACTCCCTGCTCGAGTCCATGACCCTGCTGACCGCCTCCTGCCTCGGCCTGGCGGACAACTGCGTGCGCGGCATCGAAGCCCGGCCCGACCGCTGCCGGGCCCATGTGGAACAAAGCGCGGCCCTGGCAACGGTGCTGGTGCCCGTACTCGGCTACGACGCGGTGGAAAAGCTGGTGGCCGACGCGCGGCGCAACGGGACCCCCATCCCGGCCCATATGGTGGAAGCGGGCGTGGCCCCGGCAGACACCGTGGAACGCCTTTTTTCGCCCCGTCAATTATGCAAGCTGGGCTTCACGCCCGGAGAGTACGAAGAGGTGAACACGCCATGAAGATCGTCACCACCATCGACCGGCTGGACACGCCGTCCCTGTTCGCCCGGAGCCGCCGCAGGATCATCCTGCACGCGGCGGTGTACGGCGCGTTCGCCCGATCCCGGCCGCACAGGGAAGGGCTTGAGACCGCCCTGGAAAAGCCCGAATTCGAACGGCTGGACATCATCGTCCTCGAACCGGGCAACGACCAGGGCTGGGTGCGTCCCTTCCTGGACGCCCTGCGCTTCGGCATCTCGCCCCAGGCGGCGGACGACGAGGTGGCCCTGTCCCACCGGTTCATGACCGAGCTGGCCCACCGCTTCCCGGACAAGGTGTACCTGCACCCGGCCAGGCGGCTGCCCTGCCTGCCCGTGGTCATCGCGGACGACACCATCATTTTCGGCCAGTACGCCCACGCCAACGTGCACGCGCCCCAGGGATTCTGGGGCATGATCCGGGCGGACGTGCCCACCCTGCTCAAATGGACCATGGCCGGCAAGCCTCCATACCACGCCGACGACGAGGAGATTGCCGCCTTCCGTCTGGTCAACGAGTGCGCCAGGGCCATGTGCCGGTGCCGCGCTTTGTCGACCGTTCCCGCCCGACAACTCGAACACCGGGACACCCCGGCCACCACCACGCCATGAACACGCACGACATCCTCGAATACCTGAACGGCAGCGACGACGCCGGTCTGTTCGCCGAAGCCCACGCCACCCGGCAGCGGGTCTTCGGCAACGACGTCTACATCCGGGCCATCGTCGAATTCTCCAACGTCTGCGACAAGCACTGCCGCTACTGCGGGCTGCGCGCCGACAACAAGAACCTCACGCGGTACCGCATGCAGGCCGAACACATTCTCGACGCCGCGGCCCGGGCCGTGGCCGAAGGGGCCGGGACCGTGGTCCTGCAGTCCGGCGACGACACCGGTTTTTCCATGGAACTGATCGGCGAGCTGATACGGACCATCAAGCGGTGCCACGACGTGGCCGTGACCCTGTCGCTGGGAGACCGGGGCATCGACGAATACGCCTTCTGGCGCGCCTGCGGCGCGGACCGCTGCCTGCTCAAGCTGGAGACCACGGACCGCAACCTCTACAAACGGCTGCGACAGGGCGAGGATTTCAGCGCCCGGCTCCACCGGCTGGAGGGCCTGCGCAACCTCGGCTTCGAGGTGGGGTCCGGGGTCATCGCCGGGCTGCCCGGCACCACCCCCATGGACGCGCTCAAGGACATCCTCTTTCTCACGGACCTCGGCCTGGACATGATCGCGGTGGGGCCGTTCGTGCCCAATTCCGACACCCCTCTTGCGGGCTGCGCGCCGGGCTCGGCGCGGCTCTCCAACCGCATGACCGCCATCCTGCGCCTCCTCAACCCCGAGGCGAACATCCCGGCCACCTCGGCCCTGGACGCCCTGCGCCCTGAGAGCCGGGCCGAGGCCCTGCGCCGGGGATGCAACGTGCTCATGCCGTCCATGACCCCGGCGGACATCCGGGGGAACTACATCATCTATCCGGGCAAGAACGCGGACCCGCTGGACGGCCCTCCGACCCTTGACCGGGCCAGGCGGGCCATCGAGGGCTCGGGCTTCGCCGTGTCCTCGGCCAAGGGGTTCTCCCCGAGGAGGAATCATGTCGAATAAGGCGCCGCGCGGGGTTCGGCTGGTCATCGCCCTGGCGGGCAGGCGCAATGCGGGCAAGTCTTCCCTGATAAACGCCCTGACGGGCCAGGACACGGCCATCGTGTCCGACACGCCGGGCACCACCACGGACCCCGTGGCCAAGCACTACGAGCTGCTGCCGCTGGGGCCGGTGACCTTCTACGACACCGCCGGGCTGGACGATACGGGCGAACTGGGCGAACTGCGCGTCAAGGCCACCCGCAAGGTTCTCTACCGCTGCGACGTGGCCGTGGTCGTCCTGGGCGAGGAAGGGCTCACCGAATACGAACACGACCTGCTGGAAGCCATCCGGGAGATGAACGTCCCGCACATCATCGCCTGGAACAAGGCGGACCTGCGCACGGGCATCATGGACGGGACGGCCATTCTGCCCGGCGGCGAGGCCGTTCCCCTGGTCCACGTCTCCGCCGTGTGCAACACCGGCGTGGACCGTCTGAAGCAGATGATCATCGACAGCGCGCCGCCGGAATACCGGCAGGAGCGGCTGATCCTCGGCGACATGATCAGCGGAGGAGACCTGGTGCTCTGCGTGGTGCCCATCGACCTGGCCGCGCCCAAGGGCCGCCTGATCCTGCCCCAGGTGCAGGTGCTGCGCGAAATTCTGGACTGTGACGCCGTCGGGGTCACGGTCAAGGAACGGGAAATCCAGGCCGCGCTGGACGGGTTCAGGGAAAAGCCCGCGTTGGTCGTCACGGACTCGCAGGTGGTCATGAGCGTGGCCGGGGACGTGCCCGACGACATCCCCATGACCACCTTCTCCACCCTGTTCGCCCGCTACAAGGGCGACCTGGACAGCCTGGTCAGGGGGGCCTCGGCCATCGACGACCTCAAAGACGGCGACACCGTGCTCATCGGCGAGGCGTGCTCGCACCACAACGTTGCCGACGACATCGGCAGGGTCAAGATTCCGCGCTGGATGGGACAGTATACGGGCAGGGACCTGCGTTTCGAGGTCTATTCTGGGCACGACTTCCCCGAGGACCTGGAACGGTTCAGCCTGGTGGTCCACTGCGGGGCGTGCATGCTGAACCGCACGGAGATGCTCCGGCGGATAACGGAATGCGGCCGCCGGGAGGTCCCGGTGACCAACTACGGGGTGTGCATCTCCAAGCTCCAGGGGCTGCTCCCCCGCGTGCTCCGTCCCCTGGGCGTCGTGCCGTGATGGGGCGACCGGTGCCGGCTATGGTTCCGACACCAGCCGCAGGGCGTTCATCAACCGTGATTGTGGTCGTGCCCTTCGCCGCCATGCCCGTGGCCGTGGTCCACGTCATGGCTGTGGGCCCCGTGATCGTGCTCGTGCTCGCCGTCCACGCCGTGCTCGTGCCCGTGACTGTGGGTATGGCTGTGCACGTGGCAGTGCTCATGGGAGTGGGTGGTGCCGTCCGCGTGGGTGTGCTCATGCACGTGGGCATGCTGGTGCTCGTGCTCATGGCCATGGATGTCCTGGCCGCCGTGGGCATGCTGATGGGCCACCCGGTCCTTGTCGAGATTGCAGCCGCAGTTCTTGCACATATCCGTCTCCTGTCGCTTGACTGTTTGCCTTCCCTCTGCCTGTAATCATAATCCGTTTTCCAAGCCGATCAAGCCCCGCAAGAAAATAAATCCTGTACACACGGCGGGATACACAAGACCGATTGGTGCCATCCCTTGCCACGCAAACGAAGATCGTCTGCACGAGGGGCGATCCCGCGCCCAGCGATATACCCTTTCGCCCCACCGAACCCATGCGACACCCCCTCTCAGGCTGCCCACCCAGTCCGCCCGCCTTGTCTAGTCTGACTGTTTTTGATTTAGGTCGCTTTTATTGACACGATTTTTATATTAATGTTATTTAGCGCAATCTTTTTTAAAACCCGTATACGAAGTGAGGAGTTCATGCGCGTTTTCAAAACAATCCCCGCAGGGAGGCTGGCGCTGGCCCTGGCGGTCGGCCTGATGCTGCTGTGCACCATGGCCGTGTCCCCGGTCCTGGCCAAGGACACGCTCACCCTGGCCATTCAGGGCGAGCCCGAAGACGGATACGACCCGACCCTGGGCTGGGGCCGTTACGGCAGCCCCCTGTTCCAGTCCACCCTGCTCAGGCGGGACGAAAACCTGAACATCGTCAAGGACCTCGCCACACGGTACGCACTTTCACAAGACGGCCTCACCTGGACCGTGACCATCCGCGAGGACGCCAGGTTCTCCGACGGCACCCCGTTGACCGCCGAGGACGTGGCCTACACCTTCAACACCGCGGCCAAGGTGGGCGGCAAGGTCGATCTGATGAAAATGGACCGGGCCGAGGCCACCGGCAAATACGAAATCGAATTCCGGCTCACGTCGCGCGACTCGACGTTCGTCAACCGGTTCATCAGCCTCGGGATCGTTCCCAAGGCCGCGCACGGGCAGGACTATGCCCGCAAGCCCGTCGGGTCCGGCCCCTACATGATGGTGGAATGGAACGAGGGCCAGCAGATGATCGCCCAAGCGAATCCCCACTATTACGGCGACAAGCCCTTTTTCAAGCGCCTCGTCTTCCTGTTCACCGACGAGGACACCTCCTTTGCCGCCGCCCGGGCGGGCAAGGTCGATGTGGTCGTGGTGCCGCAGGCCCTGGCCGTGCAGACCATTCCCGGCATGAAGCTGCACCCCGTCAGGAGCGTGGACAACCGGGGCCTGATGTTCCCCACCGTCCCGGACAAGGGTGAAAAGACGGCTGACGGCCTGCCCATAGGCAACAACGTCACCACCGACCCGGCCATCCGCAAGGCCATCAACGTGGCCATCGACAGGAAGCTCCTGGTCGCAGGCGTGCTCGAAGGCTTCGGCCGTCCGGCTTACGGCCCCTGCGACGGGCTGCCGTGGGACAATCCCGCCAACGTCATCGCCGACGCCGACACCGAGTCCGCCCGCAAGATCCTTGCCGACGGCGGCTGGAAGGATTCCGACGGGGACGGCATCGTCGAGAAAGACGGCCTGAAGGCCGAATTCACCATCATCTACCCGGCCACCCGCTCCATCCGCCAGTACCTGGCCCTGGCCTGCGCCGACATGCTCAAGAACATCGGCATCAACGCCCTGGTGGAAGGCAAGCGCAGTTGGGATGAAATCAGGCAGCTCAAACACTCACGGGTCGTCGTCTTCGGCTGGGGCAGCCACGATCCCATCGAGGTCTACCACCTCTACAGCAGCCACCAGGCAGGGGAAGGATACAACAACGCGGGCTTCTACACGAACCCGAAGGTGGACGAATACCTGGACGCAGCCCTCGCCGCAGACAGCTACGAAGCGTCGCTCGAATTCTGGAAAAAGGCGCAATGGGACGGGAAGACCGGTTTCAACGCCAGGGGCGACGCTCCCTGGGCGTGGCTGGTCAATCTCGATCACACCTACTTCATCGACGAGCACCTGGATGTCGGCGTCTCGCAGGTCGAGCCCCACGGCCACGGCTGGCCCATCACGGCCAACATCCAGAAATGGACCTGGAAAGACTGATACCCATGCCCGGCGGCGAGGCTGACGCTCGCCGCCGGGCCGGGACAAGCAGATATGAACGTCATCTCCCCCTCCTTCTGCCTGGGCAAGGCCGGCCGACTGTTTCTCATCCTGTCGCTGGTCTCGATCCTGGCCTTTACCCTGGTTTCCCTGTCGCCCATCGACCCGGTCACTGCCTACATCGGCATCGACCGGATGCAGATCAGCGTTGAGCAGGAACAACGAATCATCGAGCGCTGGGGGTTGGAAAAGCCCGCGCCCGAACGCTTCTTCATCTGGCTCGGCAACGCGGTCCGGGGCGACCTGGGACAATCCATGATCTTCAACGAGCCCGTGACCACGGTCATCGGCAAACGGTTCGTGACCTCACTGTGGCTCATGGCCTCGGCCTGGCTGCTGTCGGGCGGTCTCGGCTTCGTCCTCGGGGTGGTGGCGGGCACCAACCGGGGCTCCCTGACCGACAGGATCATCCGCATCTACAGCTACACCCTGGCCTCGACACCGTCCTTCTGGATGGGGCTGGTGCTGCTGGCCGTGTTTTCCGTTTCCCTGGGGCTGACCCCCATCTGCTGCGCCACCCCGCCGGGGGTCTCGCCCGACGACGCCACCCTGTGGCAGCGCCTCCACCATCTGATCCTGCCCGCAGCCACCCTGTCGCTCATCGGCGTGGCCCAGATCGCCCTGCACACGCGCGAAAAGACCATCGACGCCATGAACAGCGAATACGCCCTGTTCGCCTTTGCCCAGGGCGAATCGCGGACGGGCGTGGCCTGGCGGCACGCGGTGCGCAACGTGGCCCTGCCCGCCGTCACCCTGCAGTTCGCCTCCCTGGGCGAGCTGTTCGGCGGTTCGGTGCTGGCCGAACAGGTCTTCTCCTACCCCGGCCTGGGCAAGGCCACGGTGGAGGCGGGCATCCGAGGCGACGTGCCGCTCCTGCTCGGAATCACCCTGTTCAGCGCCGTGTTCGTCTTTGCGGGCAATCTCATCGCGGACATCCTCTACGGGGTCCTCGACCCGCGCATCCGCATCGGCACGGAGGAAGCGAAATGACAACGGACACCTGCCGCCCCTCCCTGCCGGACCGGCTGCATCTCCTGGCCCACCGGCTGCGCCTCGGGGACGGCCGGGGCCGGGCCGTATGGGTCCTCTGCCTCTGCATGGCCTATTTCGCCACCCTGACCGCGACCGCCAACCTGATGGGAGACGCCGGACTGGCCACGGATTTCCTGCACAGAAAGCTGCCGCCGTGCCTGGAGTTCCCCTTCGGCACGGACTGGCTGGGCCGCGACATGTTCGTGCGCACGGTCAAGGGGCTCACCCGCAGCCTGGGCATCGGACTCCTGGCGGCCACGGTCAGTTCCGTGGTCTCGGTCGTGCTCGGCACCCTGTCCGCAACCATGGGCAGAAAGACCGACGCTGTGGTGACCACGCTCATCGACCTGATCATGGCCACCCCGCACCTGGTGCTGCTCATCCTGGTGTCCTTTGCCTGCGGCGGCGGGGCCACGGGCGTGATCATCGCCGTGGCCATATCCCACTGGACGCGGCTGGCGCGCATCATCCGGGCGGAAATCCTGCAACTCAAACAGGCCGAGTTCGTCATGGTCTCCCGCAGGCTGGGCCGGTCGCCCTGGTGGATCGCGCGAAAGCACATGCTGCCGCACATCGTTCCCCAGTTCACCATCGGCCTGATACTGCTCTTCCCGCACGCCATCCTCCACGCCGCCGGACTGACCTTCCTCGGGTTCGGGCTCTCCCCGCACAACCCGTCCATCGGCATCCTGTTGTCCGAAGCCATGCGCCACATCTCCACCGGCTACTGGTGGCTGGCCATCCTGCCCGGCCTGTCCCTGCTGGTGACGGTCAAGCTCTTCGACATCCTGGGCAACAGCCTCCGCGTCATAACAGACCCGAAAACCAGCCAGGAGTAGTCATGCTGACGGTCAACAACCTGTCCATCGAATTCAAACGGTACGGAAGCGGCTGGCGCCGCGCCCCCCTCCACCCGGTCAGGGACCTGTCCCTTCAGATCGGCCACGGGGAAATCGTGGCCGTGGTGGGGTCCAGCGGTTCCGGCAAAAGCCTCCTGGCCCACGCGGTCCTCGGGCT belongs to Pseudodesulfovibrio portus and includes:
- the hydF gene encoding [FeFe] hydrogenase H-cluster maturation GTPase HydF: MSNKAPRGVRLVIALAGRRNAGKSSLINALTGQDTAIVSDTPGTTTDPVAKHYELLPLGPVTFYDTAGLDDTGELGELRVKATRKVLYRCDVAVVVLGEEGLTEYEHDLLEAIREMNVPHIIAWNKADLRTGIMDGTAILPGGEAVPLVHVSAVCNTGVDRLKQMIIDSAPPEYRQERLILGDMISGGDLVLCVVPIDLAAPKGRLILPQVQVLREILDCDAVGVTVKEREIQAALDGFREKPALVVTDSQVVMSVAGDVPDDIPMTTFSTLFARYKGDLDSLVRGASAIDDLKDGDTVLIGEACSHHNVADDIGRVKIPRWMGQYTGRDLRFEVYSGHDFPEDLERFSLVVHCGACMLNRTEMLRRITECGRREVPVTNYGVCISKLQGLLPRVLRPLGVVP
- a CDS encoding ABC transporter permease; the protein is MNVISPSFCLGKAGRLFLILSLVSILAFTLVSLSPIDPVTAYIGIDRMQISVEQEQRIIERWGLEKPAPERFFIWLGNAVRGDLGQSMIFNEPVTTVIGKRFVTSLWLMASAWLLSGGLGFVLGVVAGTNRGSLTDRIIRIYSYTLASTPSFWMGLVLLAVFSVSLGLTPICCATPPGVSPDDATLWQRLHHLILPAATLSLIGVAQIALHTREKTIDAMNSEYALFAFAQGESRTGVAWRHAVRNVALPAVTLQFASLGELFGGSVLAEQVFSYPGLGKATVEAGIRGDVPLLLGITLFSAVFVFAGNLIADILYGVLDPRIRIGTEEAK
- a CDS encoding ABC transporter permease translates to MTTDTCRPSLPDRLHLLAHRLRLGDGRGRAVWVLCLCMAYFATLTATANLMGDAGLATDFLHRKLPPCLEFPFGTDWLGRDMFVRTVKGLTRSLGIGLLAATVSSVVSVVLGTLSATMGRKTDAVVTTLIDLIMATPHLVLLILVSFACGGGATGVIIAVAISHWTRLARIIRAEILQLKQAEFVMVSRRLGRSPWWIARKHMLPHIVPQFTIGLILLFPHAILHAAGLTFLGFGLSPHNPSIGILLSEAMRHISTGYWWLAILPGLSLLVTVKLFDILGNSLRVITDPKTSQE
- a CDS encoding ABC transporter substrate-binding protein, whose product is MRVFKTIPAGRLALALAVGLMLLCTMAVSPVLAKDTLTLAIQGEPEDGYDPTLGWGRYGSPLFQSTLLRRDENLNIVKDLATRYALSQDGLTWTVTIREDARFSDGTPLTAEDVAYTFNTAAKVGGKVDLMKMDRAEATGKYEIEFRLTSRDSTFVNRFISLGIVPKAAHGQDYARKPVGSGPYMMVEWNEGQQMIAQANPHYYGDKPFFKRLVFLFTDEDTSFAAARAGKVDVVVVPQALAVQTIPGMKLHPVRSVDNRGLMFPTVPDKGEKTADGLPIGNNVTTDPAIRKAINVAIDRKLLVAGVLEGFGRPAYGPCDGLPWDNPANVIADADTESARKILADGGWKDSDGDGIVEKDGLKAEFTIIYPATRSIRQYLALACADMLKNIGINALVEGKRSWDEIRQLKHSRVVVFGWGSHDPIEVYHLYSSHQAGEGYNNAGFYTNPKVDEYLDAALAADSYEASLEFWKKAQWDGKTGFNARGDAPWAWLVNLDHTYFIDEHLDVGVSQVEPHGHGWPITANIQKWTWKD
- the hydE gene encoding [FeFe] hydrogenase H-cluster radical SAM maturase HydE — its product is MNTHDILEYLNGSDDAGLFAEAHATRQRVFGNDVYIRAIVEFSNVCDKHCRYCGLRADNKNLTRYRMQAEHILDAAARAVAEGAGTVVLQSGDDTGFSMELIGELIRTIKRCHDVAVTLSLGDRGIDEYAFWRACGADRCLLKLETTDRNLYKRLRQGEDFSARLHRLEGLRNLGFEVGSGVIAGLPGTTPMDALKDILFLTDLGLDMIAVGPFVPNSDTPLAGCAPGSARLSNRMTAILRLLNPEANIPATSALDALRPESRAEALRRGCNVLMPSMTPADIRGNYIIYPGKNADPLDGPPTLDRARRAIEGSGFAVSSAKGFSPRRNHVE
- a CDS encoding TM1266 family iron-only hydrogenase system putative regulator, with amino-acid sequence MQKRLGIVGIIIKDRQKAAATVNTILSDYGDIIVGRMGLPFRDRGVSIIDLIIEATTDEVGALTGKLGNLDGVRVKSLLV
- a CDS encoding aspartate ammonia-lyase, whose translation is MRNQEPERLRTERDGIGEIDLPADAYYGIHTSRAVRNFPFSGYRLHPAFIRAFAQVKQACAKTNALLGHLSGERGQAIMDACAEIAGGAFHDQIVVDPFQGGAGTSTNMNFNEVIAARAAERLGGDRGDRELVNPLRHVNMHQSTNDVFPTALRVAATDLLMELERAVASLQESLQRKETEFRDVVKVGRTELTDAVPMTLGMSFGAFAEAVSRDRWRIFKCRERIKRVNLGGTAIGTGLGAPRDYVLAVAGNLAAITGLPVSRAENLLDATQNADVFVEVSGMLKACAANLLKIGSDLRLLSSGPAAGLGEITLPPIQAGSSIMAGKVNPVMPEAVTQAALRVMGNDQTIALAAGLGQLELNHLLPLITHSLLESMTLLTASCLGLADNCVRGIEARPDRCRAHVEQSAALATVLVPVLGYDAVEKLVADARRNGTPIPAHMVEAGVAPADTVERLFSPRQLCKLGFTPGEYEEVNTP
- the hydG gene encoding [FeFe] hydrogenase H-cluster radical SAM maturase HydG, encoding MKQDNTLGQGLHNFVDEATIREEMARFENPDPGRIREILAKAREKQGLDPDEAAALLRNKDRDLDEAIFETAITIKKAIYGNRIVVFAPLYITNECKNRCQYCGFKASNKELDRRTLSSEEIRAEVTVLEDLGHKRLLLVYGEHPTLGADWIAQTVRDVYAVTSAKSGEIRRVNINCAPLDVDGFKQLHEVGIGTYQCFQESYHRPTYEKLHHAGPKTNFLWRLHAMHRAQEAGIDDVGMGALFGLYDPVYEVLGLLHHARQLERDWGVGPHTISFPRLEPALNSDIAYNPPYPTTNHEFKKIVSVLRLAVPYTGLILTTRETAEFRRELMELGVSQISGGSRTYPGAYSDPEYDRPDVQQFCVGDSRSLDEVIRSVAGDHGYVPSWCTACYRLGRTGEHFMELAKTGFIQKFCLPNGLLTFKEYLEDYASEETKRIGEALIKNEVDNYPDPDRKKLLTERLVRMEAGERDLYL